The Williamsia sp. DF01-3 genome has a window encoding:
- the pyrR gene encoding bifunctional pyr operon transcriptional regulator/uracil phosphoribosyltransferase PyrR — MPTPEGDGTDTGRELLDDADVGRTIARIAHQIIEKTALDDADAPRVVIIGIPTRGIFLARRLAENIAEFAGVHVPVGYLDITLYRDDLRAKPHRALEPTAVPAGGVDGALVVLVDDVLYSGRTVRAALDALRDLGRPAAVQLAVLVDRGHRELPLRADYVGKNIPTARTEDVQVHLREHDGVDRVILRTGNI, encoded by the coding sequence GTGCCGACTCCCGAGGGCGACGGTACCGACACGGGTCGCGAGCTACTCGACGACGCCGATGTCGGACGGACCATAGCGCGCATAGCGCATCAGATCATCGAGAAGACCGCATTGGACGACGCCGATGCGCCTCGAGTGGTCATCATCGGAATTCCCACCCGCGGTATCTTTCTCGCCCGCCGGCTCGCTGAGAACATCGCCGAGTTCGCCGGCGTCCACGTGCCGGTCGGGTACCTCGACATCACGCTGTACCGCGACGATCTGCGTGCGAAACCGCACCGTGCCCTGGAACCGACCGCGGTTCCGGCCGGCGGCGTCGACGGTGCACTGGTTGTCCTCGTGGACGACGTCCTCTACTCGGGTCGTACGGTGCGCGCCGCGCTCGATGCCCTGCGCGATCTGGGCCGACCTGCCGCGGTGCAACTGGCCGTGCTCGTCGACCGCGGGCATCGGGAGCTGCCCCTGCGCGCGGACTACGTGGGCAAGAACATCCCGACCGCCCGTACCGAAGACGTGCAGGTGCATCTACGCGAACACGACGGTGTGGACCGCGTGATCCTGCGAACCGGGAACATCTGA
- a CDS encoding aspartate carbamoyltransferase catalytic subunit → MRHLLSVSDLTRESATELLDEAERFEQALVGREIKKLPTLRGRTIMTVFYENSTRTRVSFEVAGKWMSADVINVSASSSSANKGESLRDTAKTLRAAGADALIVRHPASGAAHQIAQWTWEEGTGPSVINAGDGTHEHPTQALLDALTLRQRLGSLEGRRIAIVGDVLHSRVARSNAHLLAMLGAQVVLVAPPTLLPVGVEAWPVEVSHSLDAELAAVDAVMLLRVQAERMNGGFFPSAREYSIRYGLSDRRSALLADHAVVLHPGPMLRGMEIGFSVADSPKATVLQQVSNGVHMRMAVLFTLLVGTESDGVA, encoded by the coding sequence ATGCGGCATCTGCTGTCGGTGTCCGACCTGACCCGCGAGTCGGCCACCGAACTCCTCGACGAGGCCGAACGGTTCGAGCAGGCCCTGGTGGGCCGCGAGATCAAGAAGCTACCGACGTTGCGCGGCCGGACCATCATGACCGTGTTCTACGAGAACTCCACCCGCACCCGCGTGTCCTTCGAGGTTGCGGGCAAGTGGATGAGCGCCGACGTGATCAACGTCAGCGCCTCGAGCTCCTCGGCGAACAAGGGGGAGTCGTTGCGCGACACGGCCAAGACCCTTCGCGCAGCCGGGGCGGACGCGTTGATCGTCCGACATCCCGCATCGGGTGCAGCTCATCAGATCGCGCAGTGGACCTGGGAAGAGGGCACCGGACCATCGGTGATCAACGCCGGTGACGGAACCCACGAACACCCGACCCAGGCATTGCTCGATGCGTTGACGCTGCGGCAGCGGCTCGGCTCGCTCGAGGGCCGCAGGATCGCGATCGTCGGCGACGTGCTGCACTCGCGGGTGGCCCGGTCCAACGCGCACCTCCTGGCCATGCTCGGGGCGCAGGTGGTTCTCGTCGCTCCGCCCACGCTGCTGCCCGTGGGTGTCGAGGCGTGGCCCGTCGAGGTGTCACACAGTCTCGATGCCGAACTCGCCGCCGTCGACGCGGTCATGCTGCTGCGCGTTCAGGCCGAGCGGATGAACGGTGGTTTCTTCCCGTCTGCGCGTGAGTACTCCATTCGATACGGGCTCAGCGACCGTCGGTCGGCGTTGCTCGCCGACCACGCCGTGGTGCTGCACCCGGGCCCGATGCTGCGTGGCATGGAGATCGGGTTCTCTGTGGCGGATTCACCCAAAGCAACTGTGCTGCAACAGGTCTCGAACGGAGTGCATATGCGGATGGCGGTGCTGTTCACGTTGCTGGTCGGAACCGAGAGCGACGGCGTGGCATGA
- a CDS encoding dihydroorotase, whose amino-acid sequence MSAQLLIRNVRPYGDDAVDILIDGGEIVEIGASIDPDAAADVLDGAGAVLLPGFVDMHTHLREPGREDTETIETGSAAAALGGYTAVFAMANTDPVADSAVITDFVWRRGQEVGLVDVHPVGAVTVGLGGTQLAEMGAMAAGVGGVRMFSDDGKCVFDPLIMRRALEYAKGLGVLIAQHAEEPRLTEGAIAHEGAVAARLGLTGWPRAAEESIVARDALLARDAGARVHICHASTEGTVELLKWARGQGISITAEVTPHHLLLDDSRLETYDPVNKVNPPLREGRDKAALRQALADGIIDCVATDHAPHAAQEKCCEFANARPGMLGLQTAFSIVVQTMVEPGLLDWRGVAKVMSERPAEITGLSDHGRPIAVGEPANLALVDPETEWTVESGALASLSENSPFDGLTLPGVVVATVLRGEVTNHGGKVRAPR is encoded by the coding sequence ATGAGTGCGCAGCTCCTGATCCGCAATGTGCGGCCATACGGCGACGACGCCGTGGACATTCTGATCGACGGCGGCGAGATCGTCGAGATCGGCGCCTCGATCGACCCTGATGCGGCGGCCGATGTGCTCGACGGAGCGGGTGCTGTGCTGCTGCCCGGTTTCGTCGACATGCACACCCACCTTCGTGAACCCGGCCGGGAAGACACCGAGACCATCGAGACCGGTTCGGCGGCTGCGGCTTTGGGTGGCTACACCGCGGTGTTCGCTATGGCCAACACCGACCCGGTCGCCGACAGTGCCGTCATCACCGATTTCGTCTGGCGTCGCGGCCAGGAGGTGGGCCTCGTGGATGTCCATCCGGTGGGCGCCGTCACGGTCGGGCTCGGGGGCACCCAGCTCGCCGAGATGGGCGCGATGGCCGCCGGCGTCGGCGGGGTGCGGATGTTCAGCGACGACGGCAAGTGTGTCTTCGATCCACTGATCATGCGCCGTGCGCTCGAGTACGCGAAGGGTCTCGGCGTACTCATCGCCCAGCACGCCGAGGAACCGCGGCTCACCGAGGGGGCCATCGCGCACGAAGGTGCCGTCGCGGCCAGGCTCGGGCTCACCGGCTGGCCACGGGCGGCCGAGGAGTCGATCGTCGCGCGCGACGCGCTGCTCGCCCGCGACGCAGGCGCACGGGTGCACATCTGCCACGCATCGACCGAGGGTACGGTTGAACTGCTCAAATGGGCTCGTGGACAGGGCATTTCGATCACCGCTGAGGTCACACCCCATCATTTGCTCCTCGATGACAGCCGCCTGGAGACCTACGACCCCGTCAACAAGGTCAATCCGCCCCTTCGTGAGGGTCGCGACAAGGCGGCCCTGCGGCAGGCTCTCGCCGACGGGATTATCGACTGTGTGGCCACGGACCACGCGCCCCACGCCGCGCAGGAGAAGTGCTGCGAGTTCGCCAACGCGAGGCCGGGCATGCTCGGACTGCAGACCGCCTTCTCGATTGTCGTGCAGACGATGGTCGAACCCGGTCTTCTCGACTGGCGCGGGGTCGCCAAGGTGATGAGCGAACGGCCCGCGGAGATCACCGGGCTGTCCGACCACGGCCGCCCGATCGCGGTCGGCGAACCGGCGAACCTGGCCCTGGTCGATCCGGAGACGGAATGGACAGTGGAATCCGGTGCGCTGGCCAGCCTCTCGGAGAACTCGCCGTTCGACGGTCTCACCCTGCCCGGCGTTGTGGTCGCGACGGTGTTGCGCGGTGAGGTGACCAACCACGGCGGCAAGGTCCGGGCGCCCCGATGA
- a CDS encoding transporter — protein MTGVVVILIVVLAWGGIVGLMLLGWRGRGRRQELLLGAFPEVPATLGPRRLGPHTGLYVGSTIAPSWQDRVAVGDYGDRAVAEISRFDTGILIDRTGANPIWIPDDQITAIRTERGLAGKVMTADGVLVIRWLLPSGTEIDSGIRADDKTIYPEWVKPLEQDGKKKQ, from the coding sequence ATGACCGGTGTTGTGGTGATCCTGATCGTCGTTCTCGCCTGGGGCGGCATTGTCGGCCTGATGCTGCTCGGCTGGCGAGGCCGTGGCCGCCGACAGGAGTTGCTCCTCGGTGCGTTCCCCGAGGTGCCAGCCACTCTCGGACCACGCCGGCTGGGCCCGCACACCGGGTTGTATGTCGGATCGACCATCGCGCCCAGCTGGCAGGACCGGGTGGCCGTCGGTGACTACGGGGACCGTGCCGTCGCGGAGATCAGCCGCTTCGACACCGGGATCCTCATCGACCGCACCGGTGCCAACCCGATCTGGATACCGGACGACCAGATCACCGCGATCCGCACCGAACGGGGCCTGGCAGGCAAGGTGATGACCGCGGACGGCGTCCTCGTCATCCGCTGGCTCCTCCCGTCGGGAACCGAGATCGATTCGGGCATTCGCGCCGACGACAAGACCATCTACCCAGAATGGGTCAAACCTCTCGAGCAGGACGGAAAGAAGAAGCAGTGA
- the carA gene encoding glutamine-hydrolyzing carbamoyl-phosphate synthase small subunit has translation MTQQQPATTAVLVLENGERYVGTSFGALGQTLGEAVFCTAMTGYQETLTDPSYHRQIVVATAPQIGNTGWNTEDGESRYGADDPSATHDDTGKIWVSGYAVRNPSRRVSSWRATGSLEDELINQGIVGIAGIDTRTVVRTLRDHGSMRAGIFSGDALAGSDELLRRVVEAPEMSGADLAGEVSTTDGYVVEPEGETRFTVAALDLGIKTNTPRMFAQHGVRVHVLPAGTSYDAIADIKPDGVFLSNGPGDPATADHPVDFTRSVLGDGIPLFGICFGNQILGRALGRGTYKMKFGHRGINIPVVDHTTGAVSITAQNHGFALEGEAGEEFDSDFGRARISHTCANDGTVEGIELIDGRAFSVQYHPEAAAGPHDAAYLFEKFVSLLQGARA, from the coding sequence GTGACACAGCAACAACCGGCCACCACCGCGGTGCTGGTACTCGAGAACGGTGAACGTTACGTCGGGACGAGCTTCGGAGCGCTCGGCCAGACGCTCGGAGAAGCAGTTTTCTGCACGGCGATGACCGGATATCAGGAGACACTCACCGACCCCAGCTACCACCGGCAGATCGTGGTGGCCACCGCGCCGCAGATCGGCAACACCGGATGGAACACCGAGGACGGCGAAAGTCGTTACGGCGCGGACGATCCCAGTGCCACCCACGACGATACCGGCAAGATCTGGGTGAGTGGGTACGCCGTGCGCAACCCGAGCCGACGAGTGTCGAGTTGGCGCGCCACGGGCAGCTTGGAAGACGAGTTGATCAACCAGGGCATCGTCGGCATCGCCGGCATCGACACCCGTACTGTCGTGCGCACCCTGCGCGACCACGGGTCGATGCGGGCCGGGATCTTCTCCGGCGATGCGCTCGCCGGGTCCGACGAACTGCTCCGACGGGTGGTCGAGGCGCCTGAGATGTCCGGTGCCGATCTGGCCGGTGAGGTGTCGACCACCGACGGGTACGTCGTCGAACCCGAGGGCGAAACCCGGTTCACGGTGGCGGCGCTCGACCTGGGGATCAAGACCAACACCCCGCGCATGTTCGCCCAGCACGGTGTGCGGGTGCACGTACTGCCGGCGGGCACCTCGTACGACGCCATCGCCGACATCAAACCGGACGGCGTGTTCCTGTCCAACGGACCGGGGGACCCCGCGACCGCCGACCACCCGGTGGACTTCACCCGCAGCGTGCTCGGTGACGGGATCCCGCTGTTCGGCATCTGCTTCGGGAACCAGATCCTGGGCCGCGCACTCGGCCGGGGCACCTACAAGATGAAGTTCGGCCACCGCGGAATCAACATCCCGGTGGTCGACCATACGACCGGAGCCGTGTCGATCACCGCCCAGAATCACGGGTTCGCCCTGGAGGGTGAGGCCGGCGAAGAGTTCGACAGCGACTTCGGGCGCGCCCGGATCAGCCACACCTGCGCCAACGACGGCACGGTGGAAGGCATCGAACTCATCGACGGCCGAGCGTTTTCCGTCCAATATCACCCCGAGGCCGCGGCAGGACCCCACGACGCCGCGTACCTCTTCGAGAAGTTCGTCTCTCTGCTGCAAGGAGCGCGTGCCTGA